Proteins encoded by one window of Synechococcus sp. MVIR-18-1:
- a CDS encoding ABC transporter permease, protein MTTPLLQIDASQASSRGALTEIIQETTALTRRLFVQLKRRPSTLIAGVLQPLIWLILFGALFSKAPEGLLPGGMSYGRFLGAGVIVFTAFSGALNAGLPVMFDREFGFLNRLLVAPLRSRSSIVFASVIFITTLSLVQSLAIMVTAALLGYGWPGAGGLLLVLFTLLLLVFAVTALSLGLAFALPGHIELIAVIFVANLPLLFASTALAPLSFMPVWMGWLAALNPLTFAIEPIRAAYAGPLDLSLVLLDAPYGSVTGQTCLLVLTGLTVGLFLLIRPLLNRKLS, encoded by the coding sequence ATGACCACACCCCTTCTTCAGATCGATGCGAGTCAAGCGTCCTCCAGAGGAGCTTTGACCGAGATCATCCAGGAAACGACGGCTCTAACGCGTCGCCTCTTCGTGCAGCTCAAACGGCGTCCATCCACGCTGATTGCCGGCGTTCTACAGCCACTGATCTGGTTGATTTTGTTTGGAGCTCTGTTCTCTAAGGCTCCAGAGGGTCTATTGCCCGGCGGCATGAGCTACGGGCGTTTTCTGGGGGCTGGAGTGATTGTGTTCACAGCCTTCAGCGGTGCACTCAATGCAGGGCTTCCGGTCATGTTTGACCGCGAATTTGGCTTTCTCAACCGACTTCTTGTTGCGCCATTAAGAAGTCGAAGTTCGATTGTCTTCGCTTCGGTGATTTTCATCACCACGTTGAGCCTCGTGCAGAGTTTGGCGATCATGGTGACAGCGGCATTGCTCGGCTATGGATGGCCTGGAGCTGGTGGTCTGTTGCTCGTTCTATTCACCCTGCTGCTGTTGGTGTTTGCCGTTACGGCCTTAAGTCTGGGTTTGGCCTTTGCCTTGCCTGGTCACATTGAGTTAATTGCGGTGATCTTTGTCGCCAATCTTCCTCTGCTCTTTGCAAGCACCGCGTTAGCACCTCTCAGCTTTATGCCTGTGTGGATGGGCTGGCTAGCAGCCCTAAATCCCCTTACCTTCGCGATAGAACCAATTCGAGCAGCCTATGCAGGCCCTCTCGATCTTTCACTGGTTCTTTTGGATGCACCCTACGGATCAGTCACGGGACAGACCTGCTTGTTGGTCTTGACCGGGCTCACCGTGGGACTGTTTCTCCTCATCCGACCACTGCTCAATCGAAAACTCTCTTGA
- a CDS encoding ATP-binding cassette domain-containing protein, whose amino-acid sequence MSLIVLDHLEKSYGTIPALRDLSLQVPEGCLYGLLGPNGAGKTTTLRILATLLAPDLGDVRIAGLDALKDQRDIRRLIGYVAQEVAIDKILTGRELLELQGDLYHLRPKQRNQRIDELIEMLGMDPWIDRRCGTYSGGMRRRLDLAAGLLHRPQLLILDEPTVGLDIESRAVIWNVLRDLRDQGTTVLLSTHYLEEVEALADRMAIIDAGTVIAEGTPNELKKRLGGDRVTLRVREFSNEQEAETIRDLLQPLDGVQNIVINRSQGHSLNLVVDGEQVLPRLRLCLEEAGLPVFALAQSRPSLDDVYLQATGRTLMDAELAIAGQRDPKQERKQAMR is encoded by the coding sequence ATGTCCCTGATCGTGCTCGATCACCTGGAAAAGTCTTACGGGACGATTCCAGCGCTCAGGGACTTGAGCTTGCAAGTCCCTGAAGGATGCCTGTATGGCTTGCTGGGACCGAATGGTGCTGGCAAAACCACAACACTGAGAATTCTTGCCACTCTGCTGGCTCCAGATCTTGGCGATGTCCGCATTGCTGGTCTAGATGCCTTGAAGGACCAACGGGACATTCGACGCCTGATTGGTTACGTCGCTCAAGAGGTAGCGATTGACAAAATCCTCACCGGGCGAGAGCTCCTTGAACTTCAAGGCGACCTCTATCACTTACGACCGAAGCAGAGGAATCAGCGGATCGACGAGCTGATCGAGATGTTGGGCATGGATCCCTGGATCGACCGTCGATGCGGTACCTATTCCGGAGGCATGCGTCGTCGACTTGACCTAGCGGCTGGCCTCTTACATCGCCCCCAACTCCTCATCCTCGATGAGCCCACCGTCGGACTTGACATCGAAAGTCGAGCCGTGATCTGGAACGTGCTCCGTGACTTGAGGGACCAGGGCACAACGGTCTTGCTCAGCACCCATTATCTCGAGGAAGTGGAAGCACTCGCAGATCGAATGGCGATTATTGATGCCGGAACGGTGATTGCAGAGGGAACTCCAAACGAACTCAAGAAACGTTTGGGAGGAGATCGGGTCACCTTGCGTGTGCGTGAGTTCAGCAACGAGCAGGAAGCAGAGACCATTCGCGACTTGCTTCAACCCCTTGATGGCGTCCAAAACATTGTGATTAATCGTTCGCAGGGCCACTCTCTGAACCTTGTGGTGGATGGAGAACAGGTTCTTCCTCGACTTCGCCTTTGTTTAGAAGAAGCAGGGCTTCCCGTGTTTGCACTGGCCCAAAGCAGGCCCAGTCTTGACGATGTTTACCTTCAGGCCACAGGACGAACCCTGATGGATGCCGAGCTGGCCATTGCCGGTCAGCGTGATCCGAAGCAAGAGCGCAAGCAAGCCATGCGGTAA
- a CDS encoding heme o synthase, with the protein MPPSLTREEVVPSRKRIKLPPWLEVAKPRLIPLLLATTLGGMALTEGWPLSSPRLACTLGGGALAAAAAGVLNCLWEQELDGRMLRTSGRALPSGRLSPSAAFIGAVSCTLAAAALLVSGVNCLAAGLSLLGLCSYVLLYTALLKPRTTQNIVVGGVAGAIPPLVGAAAATGHIGLGGWWLFALVMVWTPAHFWALALLLHDDYRAVGIPMLPVVKGPLVTTRAIRRYGWATIVLSFLGIWALPEGGALYGLLILPFNGRLLQMVERLAAEPNNRDRAKGLFRWSILYLFGICLLLVMSRMSGSAQFDLQVRAVIDILAGGFLPVAS; encoded by the coding sequence ATGCCCCCATCCCTCACAAGAGAGGAGGTGGTGCCATCTCGCAAGAGAATCAAACTTCCCCCCTGGCTTGAGGTTGCCAAACCAAGGCTGATCCCTCTTCTCCTCGCCACCACGCTGGGAGGCATGGCGCTCACAGAAGGCTGGCCCCTCTCGTCACCAAGGCTGGCATGCACCCTTGGTGGTGGTGCGTTAGCGGCAGCCGCAGCAGGAGTTCTCAACTGTTTGTGGGAGCAAGAGCTAGACGGACGCATGCTGCGCACAAGCGGTCGAGCACTTCCCTCTGGACGGTTGTCTCCGTCCGCGGCCTTTATTGGGGCAGTGTCCTGCACGCTCGCTGCAGCTGCTCTTCTTGTGAGCGGGGTGAATTGCCTTGCGGCTGGACTCTCCCTTTTAGGGCTCTGCAGTTATGTCCTGCTTTACACCGCACTTCTTAAGCCCCGCACCACACAAAACATCGTGGTTGGCGGTGTTGCTGGCGCCATCCCACCCCTGGTTGGAGCGGCTGCAGCAACAGGCCACATCGGCCTAGGTGGATGGTGGCTTTTCGCGCTTGTGATGGTGTGGACTCCAGCCCACTTCTGGGCACTAGCCCTGCTTTTGCATGACGACTATCGCGCCGTTGGGATTCCAATGCTCCCAGTCGTCAAAGGGCCTTTAGTCACCACGAGGGCGATTCGACGCTACGGATGGGCCACGATCGTGCTGAGCTTTTTAGGCATTTGGGCCTTACCGGAAGGTGGTGCCTTGTATGGGCTGCTAATCCTTCCCTTCAACGGTCGCCTTTTGCAGATGGTGGAGCGTCTCGCTGCTGAACCCAACAATCGAGATCGCGCCAAGGGGTTGTTTCGTTGGTCAATCCTTTATCTGTTCGGAATCTGTCTCTTGCTTGTCATGAGCCGAATGTCTGGTTCCGCTCAGTTTGATCTGCAAGTGAGGGCCGTCATTGACATCCTCGCGGGCGGATTTCTTCCTGTCGCTTCCTAG
- a CDS encoding heme A synthase has product MTSSATVPIRLRLAQLSAHLVVALIALVVIGGATRVMEAGLACPDWPLCYGSLLPGRQMNLKVFLEWFHRLDAFVVGIALLVQLGAAWFWRKDLPRWLLPLSFLLVLLVVLQGGLGALTVLQLLPSAVVTAHLVLALTLVIGMSALTQRLLHSGSKRSAAPRWWPLLGGISLAAVSGQCLLGGRMATSWAAQRCLQEGQSCQWLHWHRSAATPAAVCVLLFVTTALIAGGWARQQWPLLITAILLVSTQIALGVFTLRLGLSQPAVTVCHQLVACLLVAVLAALTWRRPSATDSPLTIARDSSTLEPCHG; this is encoded by the coding sequence TTGACTTCATCGGCAACAGTTCCGATTCGTTTGCGTCTAGCGCAGCTCTCTGCTCACCTGGTCGTGGCTCTGATTGCCCTTGTGGTGATTGGAGGCGCAACCCGTGTGATGGAGGCAGGGCTGGCCTGTCCTGATTGGCCTCTTTGTTACGGAAGCCTTCTGCCCGGGCGCCAGATGAATCTCAAGGTGTTCTTGGAGTGGTTTCACCGCCTTGATGCTTTTGTTGTAGGCATCGCGCTGCTGGTCCAACTCGGTGCCGCCTGGTTCTGGAGGAAGGACTTACCCCGATGGTTGCTGCCGCTGTCGTTCCTGTTGGTTCTCTTAGTGGTTCTTCAGGGCGGTCTTGGTGCTCTGACCGTGCTTCAACTGCTCCCCTCCGCGGTAGTCACAGCCCATCTCGTTCTGGCTCTGACCTTGGTCATTGGGATGAGTGCACTGACACAAAGACTGCTGCACTCAGGATCCAAACGATCTGCAGCACCTCGCTGGTGGCCCTTGCTCGGCGGAATCAGCCTTGCAGCCGTTTCAGGCCAGTGCCTTCTCGGAGGACGGATGGCAACTTCATGGGCAGCCCAACGCTGCTTACAGGAGGGTCAATCCTGCCAATGGCTCCATTGGCATCGCAGTGCAGCAACCCCAGCGGCCGTCTGCGTTTTGCTGTTCGTTACCACAGCTCTGATCGCCGGCGGCTGGGCTCGTCAGCAATGGCCTCTGCTCATCACAGCCATCCTCCTGGTCTCAACACAGATTGCTTTGGGTGTTTTCACCTTGCGGCTTGGTCTGAGTCAGCCCGCGGTGACCGTGTGTCATCAACTCGTTGCCTGTCTGCTCGTGGCCGTTCTCGCGGCTCTCACCTGGAGACGCCCCTCAGCAACCGACTCCCCTCTCACGATCGCTCGCGATTCTTCAACCCTGGAGCCCTGTCATGGCTAG
- a CDS encoding cytochrome c oxidase subunit II, whose amino-acid sequence MPIPSAIITLALGMILVLGGLWIGQNINLLPVDASVNAPIYDELFRVLFSIGTILFVGIVGVVVFSLVRFRRKPGQIGDGIALEGNLPLEIFWTAVPAIVVLFVGLFSYDIYERMGGMVPLGHGGHGDSQATEERVWGGIGTAGAMQASSEMAISPLPVEVTAMQFAFLFHYPDGDIISGELHVPSGRPISLKMEAKDVIHAFWVPEFRLKQDIIPGQPTLLNFTPTRPGRYPVVCAELCGPYHGGMRSTVVVESADDYDAWFQANRKLPVSEA is encoded by the coding sequence GTGCCTATCCCCTCGGCAATTATCACTCTTGCACTGGGAATGATCCTTGTGCTTGGTGGGTTGTGGATTGGCCAAAACATCAACCTCCTTCCTGTTGATGCCAGCGTCAACGCACCCATCTACGACGAACTGTTTCGTGTTCTGTTCAGCATCGGAACGATTTTGTTCGTAGGAATCGTTGGGGTGGTTGTGTTCAGCCTTGTTCGTTTCCGCCGCAAACCTGGACAGATTGGTGACGGGATTGCACTGGAAGGCAATTTGCCTCTTGAGATCTTTTGGACGGCTGTCCCGGCCATTGTTGTGCTGTTTGTGGGCTTATTCAGCTACGACATCTACGAGCGAATGGGAGGAATGGTTCCCCTCGGTCATGGTGGACACGGCGATTCTCAAGCCACTGAGGAGAGGGTATGGGGAGGCATTGGCACGGCAGGGGCGATGCAAGCCAGTTCTGAAATGGCGATATCGCCTCTTCCAGTTGAGGTCACTGCGATGCAATTTGCCTTCCTATTCCACTACCCAGATGGCGACATTATTTCTGGAGAATTGCATGTTCCATCAGGACGACCTATTTCATTGAAAATGGAGGCTAAAGATGTGATCCATGCGTTCTGGGTTCCAGAATTCAGGCTCAAGCAAGACATCATTCCAGGCCAGCCAACATTGCTTAATTTCACTCCCACTCGCCCAGGGAGGTATCCAGTTGTTTGCGCTGAACTCTGCGGCCCATATCACGGTGGTATGCGCTCCACGGTGGTGGTTGAGTCGGCCGATGACTACGACGCCTGGTTCCAAGCCAATCGCAAGCTCCCTGTATCTGAGGCATGA
- the ctaD gene encoding cytochrome c oxidase subunit I: MTLTLPQQSKPPSLQPTGWLRYLSFSVDHKVIGLQYLVCGFAFYLIGGALAGAIRTELTSPVSDFMPREVYNQVLTLHGTVMIFLWIVPVVNGAFGNYLIPFYVGARDMAFPRLNAVAFWLIPPAGLLLITSYFITGAAQSGWTAYPPLSLTTPATGQIIWILSVLLLGGSSIFGGINFIATILKLRRPGLKLMQLPMYCWAMLGTSILVVLSTPVLAGTLILLSFDIVAHTGFFNPGMGGNVVVYQHLFWFYSHPAVYIMVLPAFGLVSEILPIHCRKPLFGYTTMVYSIMAIVVLGLVVWAHHMFTSGTPPWMRLFFTIATAFIAVPTGIKFFNWIATLWGGKISLNSAILFSCGFIVNFVLGGITGVALAQVPFDVHVHDTYFVVAHFHYIVYGGSVFVIFASVYHWFPKVTGRMMDENLGRFHFLLTFIGFNLCFAPQHWLGLNGMPRRVAEYDPQFAFVNQISSVGALLMALSTLPFLWNVFASARSGEIAGDNPWRALTPEWLTSSPPPVENWKGEPPLVTHPYGYGIPADQIDLKDASGSDLWSNGR, from the coding sequence ATGACACTTACTCTTCCGCAGCAAAGCAAACCCCCCTCGTTGCAACCCACTGGGTGGCTTCGCTATCTCAGTTTTAGCGTCGATCACAAAGTGATCGGACTTCAATATCTTGTTTGTGGCTTTGCTTTTTACCTCATTGGTGGTGCCCTTGCTGGCGCTATCCGTACAGAGCTGACCAGTCCCGTGTCAGATTTTATGCCACGGGAGGTTTACAACCAGGTGCTTACCTTGCATGGCACTGTGATGATCTTTCTTTGGATTGTCCCAGTCGTCAATGGTGCCTTTGGAAATTATCTGATTCCGTTTTATGTCGGGGCCAGGGACATGGCTTTCCCAAGGCTAAATGCAGTTGCTTTTTGGCTGATTCCGCCTGCTGGTTTACTCCTGATCACCAGTTACTTTATTACCGGTGCAGCTCAGTCGGGTTGGACAGCCTATCCACCACTCAGTCTTACAACTCCTGCGACTGGTCAGATTATTTGGATCCTGAGCGTTTTATTGCTTGGGGGTAGTTCAATTTTTGGTGGTATTAACTTTATAGCCACCATTCTGAAATTGCGTCGGCCTGGCTTGAAGCTGATGCAATTGCCGATGTACTGCTGGGCCATGCTTGGAACGAGCATTCTTGTGGTTCTTTCGACACCTGTTCTTGCTGGTACTTTGATTCTTCTGAGCTTTGATATCGTTGCGCACACGGGATTCTTTAATCCAGGAATGGGTGGAAACGTTGTTGTTTATCAGCACCTCTTCTGGTTTTACTCTCATCCAGCCGTCTACATCATGGTGTTGCCGGCATTTGGTTTGGTGAGTGAAATTCTTCCGATTCATTGTCGGAAACCACTTTTTGGATACACCACGATGGTGTATTCGATCATGGCGATCGTTGTTCTTGGGCTTGTTGTTTGGGCCCATCACATGTTTACCAGTGGTACGCCTCCATGGATGCGTCTGTTTTTCACAATCGCAACGGCCTTTATTGCTGTTCCGACTGGCATTAAATTCTTTAACTGGATAGCTACTTTGTGGGGAGGAAAAATCAGCCTTAATAGTGCAATCCTGTTCTCTTGCGGTTTTATTGTCAACTTTGTTTTGGGTGGGATTACTGGAGTGGCACTAGCTCAAGTGCCCTTTGATGTCCACGTTCATGACACCTACTTCGTCGTTGCTCATTTCCATTACATCGTTTATGGAGGATCGGTTTTTGTGATCTTCGCGTCTGTTTATCACTGGTTCCCGAAAGTGACCGGCAGGATGATGGATGAAAATCTCGGACGTTTTCACTTCTTGCTGACGTTTATAGGATTCAATCTTTGCTTTGCCCCCCAGCATTGGCTTGGCCTCAATGGCATGCCTAGGCGTGTTGCTGAATACGATCCGCAATTTGCATTTGTGAATCAGATCAGCAGTGTTGGCGCTCTGCTGATGGCCCTAAGCACCCTGCCCTTCCTATGGAACGTGTTCGCAAGTGCACGCTCTGGTGAGATTGCTGGAGATAACCCTTGGCGTGCCTTGACCCCTGAATGGTTGACCAGCTCTCCACCTCCTGTAGAGAACTGGAAAGGTGAACCTCCTTTGGTCACGCACCCCTATGGGTATGGAATCCCTGCAGACCAGATCGATTTGAAAGATGCCAGTGGCAGTGATTTATGGAGCAACGGCCGATGA
- a CDS encoding cytochrome c oxidase subunit 3: MTSLSPKDQAVEIQEHHEESHPDHRMFGLATFLVADAMTFAGFFAAYLTFKAVNPLLPGAVYELELPLPTLNTILLLVSSATFHRAGVNLRRSDMQRCRRWLLLTAILGLAFLVSQMVEYFTLPFGLTDNLYASTFYALTGFHGLHVTLGALMILIVWWQCRTPEGRVTADNHFPLEAAELYWHFVDGIWVVLFVILYLI, from the coding sequence ATGACTTCCCTATCCCCTAAAGACCAAGCAGTTGAAATTCAAGAGCATCACGAAGAAAGCCACCCCGACCACCGCATGTTTGGCCTAGCCACCTTCTTGGTGGCTGACGCGATGACATTTGCAGGCTTTTTTGCCGCTTATCTCACGTTTAAGGCTGTTAATCCCCTCCTGCCTGGTGCTGTGTATGAGTTGGAGCTTCCTCTCCCCACGCTGAACACCATTCTCTTGCTTGTTAGTAGTGCCACCTTTCATCGCGCTGGTGTCAATCTGCGCCGCAGTGACATGCAACGCTGCAGGCGCTGGTTACTGCTGACAGCCATTTTGGGCTTGGCCTTTTTGGTGAGTCAGATGGTGGAGTATTTCACCTTGCCATTTGGGTTGACTGACAACCTTTACGCCAGCACTTTCTATGCTCTCACTGGATTCCACGGTCTGCATGTGACCCTGGGCGCCCTAATGATTCTGATTGTGTGGTGGCAATGTCGCACTCCTGAGGGGCGCGTCACCGCCGATAATCACTTCCCCCTTGAAGCGGCAGAGCTCTATTGGCACTTCGTTGACGGCATCTGGGTTGTCTTATTTGTGATTCTGTATCTCATCTGA
- a CDS encoding AbrB family transcriptional regulator: protein MLTGQELLNRARSLSNRSEDEIARGCGYVGPSGRVLRKGFYKALVEAKGYKLPSSSSSGGGGTRGRQAEFKTRVHGNGNLLIGHAYTRRLGLEPGQEFRIELRQDSRSIWLLPMNNEELKVAEVGSEPDQDTNKDPS, encoded by the coding sequence ATGCTCACTGGCCAGGAATTGCTGAACAGGGCCCGGTCACTCAGCAATCGCTCTGAAGACGAAATTGCGCGGGGATGCGGGTATGTCGGTCCCAGTGGTCGCGTGCTGCGCAAGGGCTTTTACAAAGCCTTAGTGGAAGCGAAGGGTTACAAGCTGCCCTCGTCCAGTTCTAGTGGCGGGGGTGGAACCAGAGGTCGCCAAGCCGAATTCAAGACCCGCGTTCATGGGAATGGAAATCTGCTGATCGGTCATGCCTATACCCGTCGTCTTGGCCTAGAGCCCGGTCAAGAGTTTCGGATTGAGCTGCGTCAAGACTCCCGCTCCATTTGGCTTCTCCCCATGAATAACGAGGAGCTCAAGGTTGCAGAGGTGGGCTCTGAGCCGGATCAAGACACAAACAAGGACCCAAGTTGA
- a CDS encoding HdeD family acid-resistance protein, whose protein sequence is MTADDRPDSVGTFKAFAIAEGILLIILGVLSLIFPVIASVWVTGVIAVVFLVGGVVGWISNLARSKRMGRWICFWRLVVSTLFIVAGASMISNFRSPADAAEQVATLSLAIGIVFLVEGVVAFFNGLSHSNRPGAGWAIANGVITFILGLLIVTLKFWGLLWVLGVLVGISFLFSGIDLIALSSTIHNDQEPPAAA, encoded by the coding sequence ATGACCGCTGACGATCGTCCCGATTCCGTTGGGACCTTTAAAGCTTTCGCCATTGCCGAAGGCATTCTGCTGATCATCTTGGGCGTTCTCTCCCTGATTTTTCCGGTGATTGCATCCGTATGGGTCACTGGAGTGATCGCCGTTGTCTTTCTCGTTGGAGGCGTGGTGGGTTGGATCAGCAATCTGGCCCGCTCCAAACGCATGGGGCGCTGGATTTGCTTCTGGCGACTAGTGGTTTCAACCTTGTTCATCGTTGCGGGTGCTTCGATGATCAGCAATTTCCGAAGTCCTGCAGACGCTGCGGAACAGGTCGCAACGCTATCGCTAGCGATCGGAATCGTTTTTCTTGTAGAGGGTGTTGTGGCCTTTTTCAACGGCCTATCTCATAGCAACCGTCCTGGAGCGGGCTGGGCGATTGCCAATGGAGTCATCACCTTCATCCTTGGGCTCCTGATCGTGACTTTGAAGTTCTGGGGCTTGCTTTGGGTCCTGGGCGTACTCGTAGGCATCAGCTTCCTATTCAGCGGCATCGATCTGATTGCCTTGAGCTCAACCATTCACAACGATCAAGAACCACCAGCTGCTGCCTGA
- a CDS encoding riboflavin synthase, whose amino-acid sequence MFTGLVQAVGRIERRGSGLVVSGCAPFAPLQLGDSVAVDGVCLTVAELVGDGFLANVSEETLQRSTLGRKSTSGGSVNLEPALRLSDRLGGHLVSGHVDSIGEVVGIEALSQSWKLALRWRDAAYGRYICEKASVAVNGISLTVAGSADKGAQFWIAVIPHTWMATALRDLAPGDEVNLEIDLLARYTERLLGHAQEGTASTAGNHSSLSSEWLASHGWS is encoded by the coding sequence ATGTTCACGGGTCTGGTCCAAGCTGTTGGTCGGATTGAGCGCCGCGGCAGTGGCCTTGTCGTGAGTGGCTGCGCTCCGTTCGCTCCCCTCCAGCTGGGAGACAGCGTTGCCGTTGATGGCGTCTGTCTCACGGTGGCGGAATTGGTCGGTGATGGATTTCTGGCCAATGTCAGCGAGGAAACGCTGCAGCGCAGCACACTCGGACGCAAATCCACTTCTGGCGGTTCGGTCAATTTGGAGCCAGCCCTCCGCTTGTCCGATCGCCTTGGCGGACATCTCGTCAGTGGTCATGTCGACAGCATTGGCGAGGTGGTGGGCATCGAAGCCCTCAGCCAATCCTGGAAACTTGCGCTGCGCTGGCGAGATGCCGCCTATGGCCGGTACATCTGTGAAAAAGCCAGTGTTGCCGTCAATGGCATCAGCCTCACAGTGGCGGGGTCTGCCGATAAAGGCGCGCAATTTTGGATCGCCGTCATTCCTCACACCTGGATGGCCACGGCATTGCGCGATCTCGCGCCAGGGGATGAAGTGAATTTAGAAATCGATCTTCTCGCTCGCTATACGGAACGCTTGCTCGGCCATGCGCAGGAGGGAACAGCCTCCACCGCTGGGAACCACAGCTCTCTGAGCTCTGAATGGCTTGCCTCTCACGGTTGGAGCTGA
- a CDS encoding bifunctional nuclease family protein encodes MVEMSVIGIALDAASRSPIVLLRDPSRRRQVPIWIDQAQAHNIMAGLNGDPSPRPLSHDLMVQLLAAGDLHLERVIIHAIEDSTFRAVLKLSHDAPIDAIEGAPDHEPIEEIESREELLDIDARPSDAIALAIRTGSSIWMLEEVVAEASIAVDAEADAEDRNEFRRFLDQVSPAAMVRHLQSRHPKDEETDKEADKETDVDNL; translated from the coding sequence ATGGTGGAAATGAGTGTGATCGGGATTGCGTTGGATGCCGCTAGCCGAAGTCCAATCGTTCTGCTTCGAGATCCATCTCGACGGCGACAAGTTCCGATCTGGATCGACCAGGCCCAGGCCCACAACATCATGGCCGGATTGAATGGAGACCCTTCTCCTCGCCCCTTAAGCCATGACTTGATGGTGCAGCTGTTGGCTGCTGGTGATCTACATCTCGAGCGGGTCATCATCCATGCGATTGAAGACAGCACATTTCGTGCGGTCTTGAAACTCAGCCATGACGCCCCAATCGACGCGATCGAAGGGGCCCCAGACCATGAGCCGATTGAGGAGATCGAGTCGAGGGAGGAGCTTTTAGATATTGATGCCAGGCCCAGTGATGCCATTGCGCTTGCCATCCGCACTGGCAGCAGCATTTGGATGTTGGAGGAAGTTGTTGCTGAAGCCTCAATCGCTGTCGATGCCGAAGCGGATGCAGAGGATCGAAACGAGTTTCGTCGATTTCTAGATCAGGTCAGTCCTGCCGCCATGGTCCGGCACCTTCAGTCAAGACATCCCAAGGACGAGGAAACGGATAAGGAAGCGGACAAAGAAACGGATGTCGACAATTTGTGA
- a CDS encoding aldo/keto reductase, protein MSTEPLAGAGVRRAFGTGPAVSLFTLGTMRALKDREQMVAIVRAAHAAGINHLETAPAYGPAEIFLGQALDQLAQEGIAPEGGWLITSKLLPGLSLDQGQRALSACLERLGRPFLNGLAIHGLNREEHLHWAIEGDGARLLDWALKSGLVGQVGFSSHGSNPLIARAIASGRFRFCSLHLHLLDPARLPLALEALDAGMGVMAISPADKGGRLQAPSPLLQADCQPWEPLALAYRYLLATGVSTLTVGASSPCDLNLAASMASSDGALTPAEQTALSRLELLRQQRLGETLCHQCRACLPCPKEVPIPELLRLRNLRLAHDLQEFTEERYNLIGRAGHWWEEVNAEGCETCGDCLPRCPHQLAIPDLLAETHQLLAAAPRRRLWG, encoded by the coding sequence ATGTCAACAGAGCCTTTGGCTGGTGCTGGGGTCCGTCGTGCCTTTGGTACTGGTCCTGCGGTGAGCTTGTTCACCTTGGGGACGATGCGCGCTCTGAAAGACCGCGAGCAAATGGTTGCAATTGTGCGAGCAGCCCATGCCGCTGGGATCAATCACTTAGAGACGGCACCCGCCTATGGCCCTGCTGAAATCTTTTTGGGGCAGGCCTTGGATCAGCTTGCACAAGAAGGGATTGCCCCTGAGGGGGGATGGTTAATCACCAGCAAACTCCTTCCAGGCCTGTCTTTGGACCAAGGGCAACGCGCTTTATCGGCATGCCTAGAACGGTTGGGACGTCCCTTTTTGAATGGCTTGGCCATTCACGGTCTTAATCGAGAGGAACACCTGCATTGGGCGATCGAAGGGGATGGAGCCAGGCTCTTGGACTGGGCCCTGAAATCTGGGCTTGTGGGGCAGGTGGGTTTCAGCAGCCATGGCTCTAATCCACTGATCGCTCGTGCCATCGCAAGTGGTCGCTTTCGGTTTTGCAGCCTGCATCTTCATTTGTTGGATCCAGCACGGCTCCCCTTGGCATTGGAGGCGCTGGATGCAGGCATGGGAGTGATGGCGATCTCCCCCGCGGATAAGGGTGGCCGCTTGCAAGCACCAAGCCCGTTGCTACAGGCAGATTGCCAGCCGTGGGAACCCTTAGCTCTTGCTTACCGCTACCTCTTGGCCACTGGGGTCAGCACCCTCACGGTTGGGGCCAGCAGCCCGTGCGATCTCAACCTTGCCGCCTCCATGGCCAGCAGCGATGGGGCGCTCACCCCTGCAGAACAGACCGCTTTGTCCCGTCTGGAACTATTGCGTCAACAGCGGCTTGGTGAAACGCTTTGCCATCAGTGCAGAGCCTGTCTCCCCTGTCCAAAGGAGGTGCCCATCCCTGAGTTGCTACGACTGCGCAATTTGCGGCTCGCCCATGACCTCCAGGAGTTCACAGAAGAGCGTTACAACTTGATTGGGCGCGCTGGCCACTGGTGGGAGGAGGTGAATGCCGAAGGGTGTGAGACCTGTGGAGATTGCCTCCCCCGATGTCCCCATCAACTGGCGATCCCTGATCTGTTGGCGGAGACCCATCAGTTGTTGGCCGCGGCCCCGCGACGACGTCTATGGGGTTGA